CTAGAAGCCTGATCTGAAAAGCACTATAGTTGGGGTAGTGGGGATGCTATTTCCATCCCTGTCTGGTGACCATACAGGGTTGCAGTTGACTGTAGGTTTAATCTATGTTCAACAGGGTTGAGAAATTATATCATGACGTGCTATTCCTTCTAATTATCTTTATattctatctctgtttctctctctctctctctctctctctctctctctctctctctctctctctctctctctctctctctctctctctctctctctctctctctctctctctctctctctctctctctctcgccctctgtctcctcgtctctcccctctttcgctctcctctctctgtctctctttctttctcccccccccctctctctctctctctctctctctctctctctctctctctctctctctctctctctctctctctctctctctctctgtctctctctctctcccatctctatctgtctctctttctttctcccctctctctcactccagagGAAATGTTTGCTCCTGGGAGGTAACCTGGCATCAGTGCACAGCCTTCCCCAGTATATTTTCCTTCAGACTGTCATCAAGAAGAGTACCAAGAAATTAAAGCGCACCTGGATTGGAGCCAACGATGCCATCAAGGTCAGAAGCACCGTCTGTTGAACACTCCTGAAACATATAAGATGCAATAATTCTTGAACCTATGAAGGTCTGGTGGTGCCTTAACCCACAGATCAGTTTGTTTTCAAAGCTTGTTATCTAATATTACAAACACTGTCTAGCTTCAAGCCATGGTTAAATCATGCTTATCTCATAGATGGTCAGTCCTGGTATCCATAAATCTGTCTAGGAatctgagtggttacatttctccaggcccatccctcagctttttacccaaACAGTGGCGGGGtgcccatttaaaaaaataaaaatcacagATTTCCTTTTTTAAAGACAGTTACTACagggtgtatatatagtgtttacTGTCTGCTGGTGATGCATCGTCCTGTGTGCTCTGTAGGAGGGTCTTTGGCTGTGGAGCGACGGGTCCAGGTTTATCTACCAGAACTGGGCCCCGGGTCAACCCTCTAACTCCGACCACTTTGTTGTGAATGACAACTCGAACAGCCGGGAGCATTGTATGGAGATGAACTATGGAGGTACAATCCTGTCACCAGACTAGTTTCCAGACTAGTCTCCTGATCAttatacatcaaacatttggatAGTAGTAAAATACA
The DNA window shown above is from Salvelinus alpinus chromosome 31, SLU_Salpinus.1, whole genome shotgun sequence and carries:
- the LOC139561579 gene encoding galactose-specific lectin nattectin-like, whose amino-acid sequence is MSMFTTLLLLSAVFALGDASRRRDCHRKACPPGWPSDSTHCYHYVPIMTTWPEAERKCLLLGGNLASVHSLPQYIFLQTVIKKSTKKLKRTWIGANDAIKEGLWLWSDGSRFIYQNWAPGQPSNSDHFVVNDNSNSREHCMEMNYGASRGQNDSPCWYKRPFLCSRKR